A single genomic interval of Oryza sativa Japonica Group chromosome 7, ASM3414082v1 harbors:
- the LOC4343401 gene encoding uncharacterized protein, with protein sequence MPCAAAELANGEAAAAAACAVKVGTTGTIGSLMTRELEAIKAAPPHATAAATTPRRLRRQSSPVSVPCGASPRKIAALRKSSSSLSTTSSGGGSGRRTDRVSAEESSACKTAACRRSSSTTPASSPMLAADVDRSGGGGKAKKAAARGRRGVGGVEVVDVRCGNPMSSRLRRLGFSKLSETFA encoded by the coding sequence ATGCCTTGTGCTGCGGCCGAGCTCGCCaatggcgaggcggcggcagcagcagcatgcgCGGTGAAGGTCGGCACGACCGGCACCATCGGCTCGCTGATGACGAGGGAGCTGGAGGCCATcaaggccgcgccgccgcacgccacagccgcggcgacgacgccgcggcggctgaGGCGGCAGAGCAGCCCGGTGTCGGTGCCATGCGGAGCCAGCCCGAGGAAGATCGCCGCGCTGAGGAAGAGCTCGTCCAGCCTCTCCACcaccagcagcggcggcggcagcgggcggcgcaCTGACCGCGTGAGCGCCGAGGAGTCGTCGGCGTGCAAGACGGCGGCGTGCAGGAGGAGCTCTAGTACCACGCCGGCCAGCTCCCCGATGCTCGCGGCGGACGtcgaccggagcggcggcggcggcaaggcgaagaaggcggcggcgagggggcgccgcggcgtcggcggcgtggaGGTGGTGGACGTGAGGTGCGGGAACCCGATGAGCAGCCGGCTGAGGAGGCTGGGATTCTCCAAGCTGTCGGAGACGTTCGCGTGA
- the LOC4343402 gene encoding protein LHCP TRANSLOCATION DEFECT, giving the protein MASIPCTFQLSARASSASAAAAARRSPRAAARLGWLRPSRLSAVVPASESGRVGPTCFFKFGNKDAEGAGIYGSQGRDDFDRDDVEQYFNYMGMLAVEGTYDKMEALLNQDIHPVDILLMLAASEGDKPKLEELLRAGAKYDVKDVDGRTALDRAADDTREFILGFAATLAA; this is encoded by the exons ATGGCATCCATCCCGTGCACCTTCCAGCTGAGCGCgagggcgtcgtcggcgtcggcggcggcggcggcgaggaggtcgccgcgggcggcggcgaggctggggTGGCTGCGGCCGTCGCGGCTGAGCGCGGTGGTGCCGGCGAGCGAGAGCGGGAGGGTGGGGCCGACGTGCTTCTTCAAGTTCGGGAACAAGGACGCCGAGGGCGCCGGCATCTACGGCAGCCAGGGCAGGGACGACTTCGACCGCGACGACGTCGAGCAG TACTTCAACTACATGGGGATGCTGGCGGTGGAGGGCACCTACGACAAGATGGAGGCGCTGCTGAACCAGGACATCCACCCGGTGGACATCCTCCTCATGCTCGCCGCCTCCGAGGGCGACAAGCCCAAGCTCGAGGagctcctccgcgccggcgccaAGTACGACGTCAAGGACGTCGACGGCCGGACGGCGCtcgaccgcgccgccgacgacacCAGGGAGTTCATCCTCGGCTTCGCCGCCACCTTGGCCGCCTGA